The stretch of DNA TTCGTGACCTCGCTATTGTAGCTTTAAACATGGTAAAGGCAGAGTTTCGCTTGCATGTTGTTGAAGAAGCAAAATCCAGAGCAGAAGATGTTATTTTAGATATTCTACTTCCTGATCCATTCAATAAGCCAATTTCTTTAACTGAGGATTTTAGTCAGGAAGAAGAAGAAAGACGAAAGAAATTTTTAGAAAGCCGCGAGCTTATGAAAAAAAAATTAAAAAGCGGGAAGTTAGACAATCACGAAATTGAAATAGACCTAACTCCACCCCAATCTCAACTTCCTTCTATGCAGGTGTTTGGTGCTGTGAATATTGAAGAAATGGACGCACAAATTCAAAACATTCTTGGAGACCTCGTTCACAAAAAAAACAGAAAGCGTAAACTGCCTATTAGTGAAGCGTTAGGCGTAATAGCTGATCAGGAAGCTGAGAAATTATTAGATCAAGAAAAACTACACAGAGAGGCTTTAAAAAGATCAGAAGAAATGGGAATTATTTTTATTGATGAGATTGATAAAGTAGCCGGAAAAGAGTCTCGAAGTGGAGTAGATGTATCAAGAGAAGGTGTACAGAGGGATCTCTTACCGATTGTAGAAGGTGCGACTGTAAACACTAAAATTGGACCCATCAAAACGGATCATATTCTTTTTATTGCAGCCGGAGCATTTCACATGTCAAAACCAAGTGATCTTATCCCTGAATTGCAAGGCAGGTTTCCGATTCGAGTCGAGTTAGAAAAACTTGTCAGAAATGATTTTATTAAAATTCTAACTGCTCCAAAATCTTCTCTGACAAAACAATACCAAGCTCTTCTCGGTACGGACGG from Leptospiraceae bacterium encodes:
- the hslU gene encoding ATP-dependent protease ATPase subunit HslU; its protein translation is MNELKKSSEIAKEIDLTPKQIVSMLDEHIVGQKNAKKAVAIALRNRYRRRKLDESIREEIYPKNIIMIGPTGVGKTEIARRLSKLCGAPFLKVEATKYTEIGYVGRDVESMIRDLAIVALNMVKAEFRLHVVEEAKSRAEDVILDILLPDPFNKPISLTEDFSQEEEERRKKFLESRELMKKKLKSGKLDNHEIEIDLTPPQSQLPSMQVFGAVNIEEMDAQIQNILGDLVHKKNRKRKLPISEALGVIADQEAEKLLDQEKLHREALKRSEEMGIIFIDEIDKVAGKESRSGVDVSREGVQRDLLPIVEGATVNTKIGPIKTDHILFIAAGAFHMSKPSDLIPELQGRFPIRVELEKLVRNDFIKILTAPKSSLTKQYQALLGTDGIELEFSIDGIEEIANIAYEVNEKNENIGARRLNTIMEKLLEEVSFQGPDLKASEKKIKITKEYVSKILKEIVEDRDLSKYIL